One genomic segment of Salminus brasiliensis chromosome 6, fSalBra1.hap2, whole genome shotgun sequence includes these proteins:
- the elovl8b gene encoding ELOVL fatty acid elongase 8b, with translation MASAWQSIESMHQWILENGDKRTDPWLLVYSPVPVACVFLCYLGVIWVGPKLMKNREPLNLRVVLIVYNFAMVCLSVYMFHEFLVTSWLSNYSYLCQPVDYSTSPLAMRMASVCWWFFFSKVIELVDTVFFILRKKNNQLTFLHVYHHGTMIFNWWAGVKYVAGGQSFFIGLLNTFVHIVMYSYYGLAALGPHMQKYLWWKRYLTSLQLLQFVLLTTHTGYNLFTECDFPDSMNAVVFAYCISLILLFSNFYYQSYINRKSKRS, from the exons ATGGCTTCAGCTTGGCAGAGCATTGAATCCATGCACCAGTGGATCCTGGAGAATGGAG ATAAGCGGACGGACCCCTGGTTGCTGGTGTACTCCCCCGTGCCTGTAGCTTGTGTCTTTCTGTGCTATCTCGGTGTCATTTGGGTCGGACCCAAGCTCATGAAAAACAGAGAACCCCTGAACCTCCGAGTCGTCCTTATAGTCTATAACTTCGCCAtggtctgtctgtccgtctacaTGTTCCACGAG TTTTTAGTGACCTCCTGGCTGTCAAACTACAGCTACCTCTGTCAGCCTGTGGACTACAGCACCAGTCCTCTGGCCATGAGG aTGGCCAGCGTGTGCTGGTGGTTTTTCTTCTCCAAGGTCATCGAGCTCGTCGACACG GTCTTTTTCATTTTACGTAAAAAGAACAACCAGCTGACCTTCCTGCATGTTTACCACCACGGTACCATGATCTTCAACTGGTGGGCTGGAGTCAAATATGTAGCTGGTGGCCAGT CGTTCTTCATCGGCCTGCTGAACACCTTTGTGCACATCGTGATGTATTCGTACTACGGGCTGGCGGCTCTGGGTCCTCATATGCAGAAGTACCTATGGTGGAAACGCTACCTCACCTCCCTGCAGCTG CTCCAGTTTGTCCTGCTGACCACACACACCGGCTATAACCTGTTCACAGAGTGTGATTTCCCCGACTCCATGAATGCAGTAGTGTTTGCCTACTGCATCAGCCTCATCCTGCTCTTCAGCAACTTCTACTACCAGAGCTACATCAACAGGAAGAGCAAACGCTCCTAA